Proteins from a genomic interval of Lelliottia amnigena:
- the nuoG_2 gene encoding NADH dehydrogenase subunit G translates to MTNHPHDCPVCEEGGNCHLQDMTVMTGHSFRRYRFTKRTHRNQDLGPFISHEMNRCIACYRCVRYYKDYADGEDLGVYGAHDNVYFGRPEDGTLESEFSGNLVEICPTGVFTDKTHSERYNRKWDMQFAPSICQQCSLGCNTSPGERYGELRRIENRYNGTVNHYFLCDRGRFGYGYVNLKDRPRQPVQRRGDDVITLNAEQAMQGAADILRQSKKVIGIGSPRASVESNFALRELVGAENFYTGIANGEQERLQLVLKVLREGGIRTPALREIESYDAVLVLGEDLTQTGARVALAVRQAVKGKAREMAAAQKVADWQIAAIMNIGQRAKHPLFVTNVDNTRLDDIAAWTYRAPVEDQARLGFAIAHALDNSAPAVDGLDRDLQNKIEVIVQALAGAKKPLIISGTNAGSADVIQAAANVAKALKGRGADVGVTMIARAVNSMGLGMIGGGSLEEALSELETGAADGVIVLENDLHRHASAARVDAALSKAPLVMVIDHQRTAIMDKAHLVLSAASFAESDGTVINNEGRAQRFFQVYDPSYYDSNIVMLESWRWLHSLHSTVQSREVDWTQLDHVIDAVVEKLPHLAGIKDAAPDASFRIRGQKLAREPHRYSGRTAMRANISVHEPRQPQDKDTMFAFSMEGNNQPSAPRSQVPFAWAPGWNSPQAWNKFQSEVGGSLRHGDPGVRLIEASETGLDYYTTVPASF, encoded by the coding sequence ATGACCAACCACCCGCACGACTGTCCGGTCTGTGAAGAGGGCGGTAACTGCCACCTTCAGGATATGACCGTGATGACGGGTCATAGTTTCCGTCGCTATCGCTTTACCAAACGTACCCACCGTAACCAGGATTTGGGGCCGTTCATCTCGCATGAAATGAACCGCTGCATCGCCTGTTACCGTTGCGTGCGTTACTACAAAGATTACGCAGATGGCGAAGATCTGGGCGTCTATGGCGCACATGACAACGTCTACTTTGGTCGTCCGGAAGACGGTACGCTTGAAAGCGAATTCTCCGGCAACCTGGTAGAAATCTGCCCGACCGGTGTGTTCACTGATAAGACACACTCCGAGCGCTACAACCGTAAGTGGGACATGCAGTTTGCGCCAAGCATCTGCCAGCAATGTTCTCTTGGCTGTAACACCAGCCCGGGTGAGCGTTATGGTGAACTGCGTCGTATCGAAAACCGTTATAACGGTACCGTTAACCACTACTTCCTCTGTGACCGTGGCCGTTTCGGCTATGGCTATGTAAACCTGAAAGACCGTCCGCGTCAGCCGGTTCAGCGCCGTGGCGATGATGTCATCACCCTGAACGCCGAACAGGCAATGCAGGGCGCGGCAGACATTCTGCGTCAGTCTAAGAAGGTCATCGGCATCGGCTCTCCACGTGCCAGCGTTGAAAGCAACTTTGCGCTGCGTGAGCTGGTGGGTGCAGAAAACTTCTACACCGGTATTGCTAACGGTGAGCAAGAACGTCTGCAACTGGTCCTGAAAGTGCTGCGCGAAGGCGGTATTCGTACTCCTGCGCTGCGCGAAATCGAATCCTACGATGCCGTTCTGGTGCTGGGTGAAGATCTGACGCAAACGGGCGCGCGCGTTGCTTTGGCAGTTCGTCAGGCAGTGAAAGGTAAAGCGCGTGAAATGGCAGCCGCCCAGAAAGTGGCTGACTGGCAGATTGCGGCGATCATGAACATCGGCCAACGTGCCAAACATCCGCTGTTTGTCACCAATGTCGACAACACGCGTCTTGACGACATCGCTGCGTGGACCTATCGCGCACCGGTTGAAGATCAGGCGCGTCTTGGCTTTGCGATTGCACATGCGTTGGATAACAGCGCGCCGGCCGTTGACGGTCTGGATCGCGATTTGCAAAACAAGATCGAGGTGATCGTGCAGGCGCTGGCGGGTGCGAAGAAACCACTGATTATTTCCGGTACCAATGCCGGAAGTGCGGATGTGATTCAGGCTGCGGCAAACGTCGCAAAAGCCCTGAAAGGCCGTGGTGCTGACGTTGGCGTGACCATGATCGCTCGCGCGGTGAACAGCATGGGTCTGGGTATGATCGGCGGCGGCTCTCTGGAAGAGGCGCTCAGCGAACTCGAAACCGGTGCGGCTGATGGCGTCATCGTGCTCGAGAACGACCTGCATCGTCATGCCTCTGCGGCACGCGTTGATGCTGCACTCTCCAAAGCGCCGCTGGTGATGGTGATTGACCATCAGCGTACGGCGATTATGGACAAAGCGCACCTCGTGTTATCTGCGGCAAGCTTTGCGGAAAGCGACGGTACGGTCATCAACAACGAAGGCCGCGCGCAGCGTTTCTTCCAGGTTTATGACCCGTCGTACTACGACAGCAATATTGTGATGCTGGAAAGCTGGCGCTGGCTGCACTCCCTGCACAGCACCGTTCAGAGCCGCGAAGTGGACTGGACGCAGCTTGACCACGTTATCGATGCGGTTGTGGAAAAACTGCCTCACCTGGCCGGTATTAAAGACGCTGCGCCAGATGCGAGCTTCCGTATTCGCGGTCAGAAACTGGCGCGTGAACCGCACCGTTACAGTGGCCGTACTGCGATGCGCGCCAATATCAGCGTGCATGAACCGCGTCAGCCGCAGGATAAAGACACAATGTTTGCCTTCTCAATGGAAGGGAACAACCAACCGTCTGCTCCACGCTCTCAGGTTCCATTTGCATGGGCACCAGGCTGGAACTCCCCGCAGGCATGGAACAAATTCCAGTCTGAAGTGGGCGGTTCTCTGCGCCACGGCGATCCAGGCGTACGTCTGATTGAAGCCAGCGAAACGGGTCTGGATTACTACACGACCGTTCCGGCAAGTTTTTGA
- the nuoG_3 gene encoding NADH dehydrogenase subunit G: MATIHVDGKEYEVNGADNLLEACLSLGLDIPYFCWHPALGSVGACRQCAVKQYQNAEDTRGRLVMSCMTPATEGTFIFYRRRRSETVP, from the coding sequence ATGGCTACGATTCATGTAGACGGCAAAGAATACGAAGTCAACGGGGCGGACAACCTGCTAGAAGCTTGTCTGTCTCTTGGCCTAGATATTCCGTATTTTTGCTGGCATCCGGCGCTGGGAAGCGTCGGTGCTTGCCGCCAGTGTGCGGTGAAGCAATACCAAAACGCGGAAGACACGCGTGGTCGCCTGGTGATGTCCTGTATGACACCAGCAACCGAAGGCACCTTTATTTTCTATCGACGACGCCGAAGCGAAACAGTTCCGTGA
- the nuoF gene encoding NADH dehydrogenase I subunit F — protein MKTVIRTAETHPLTWRLRDDKQPVWLDEYQSKNGYEGARKALAGMAPDEIVNAVKDAGLKGRGGAGFSTGLKWSLMPKDESMNIRYLLCNADEMEPGTYKDRLLMEQLPHLLVEGMLISAFALKAYRGYIFLRGEYIEAAENLRRAIAEATEAGLLGKNILGTGFDFELFVHTGAGRYICGEETALINSLEGRRANPRSKPPFPASSGVWGKPTCVNNVETLCNVPAILANGVEWYQNISTSKDAGTKLMGFSGRVKNPGLWELPFGTTAREILEDYAGGMRDGLKFKAWQPGGAGTDFLTEAHLDLPMEFESIGKAGSRLGTALAMAVDHEIGMVPLVRNLEEFFARESCGWCTPCRDGLPWSVKILRALERGEGQPGDIETLEQLCRFLGPGKTFCAHAPGAVEPLQSAIKYFREEFEAGIKQQFSNTHAISGIQPNLLKARW, from the coding sequence ATGAAAACTGTAATTCGTACTGCTGAAACTCATCCGCTGACCTGGCGTCTGCGCGATGACAAACAGCCGGTATGGCTCGATGAATATCAAAGCAAAAACGGTTACGAAGGTGCTCGCAAAGCGCTTGCTGGCATGGCACCGGATGAAATCGTTAATGCGGTGAAAGACGCTGGCCTCAAAGGGCGCGGTGGCGCTGGCTTTTCCACGGGTCTTAAGTGGAGCCTGATGCCGAAAGACGAATCCATGAACATCCGTTACCTGCTGTGTAACGCCGATGAAATGGAACCCGGCACCTACAAAGACCGCCTGTTGATGGAACAGCTGCCGCACCTGCTGGTGGAAGGCATGCTGATCTCGGCGTTTGCGTTGAAAGCGTATCGCGGCTACATCTTCCTGCGCGGTGAGTACATCGAAGCGGCAGAAAATCTGCGTCGTGCGATTGCCGAAGCCACCGAAGCGGGTCTGCTTGGCAAAAATATTCTCGGCACCGGTTTTGACTTCGAGCTGTTCGTGCATACCGGGGCAGGGCGCTACATCTGCGGTGAAGAAACCGCGCTGATTAACTCCCTTGAAGGCCGTCGTGCGAACCCGCGCTCTAAGCCACCGTTCCCGGCAAGTTCCGGCGTGTGGGGTAAACCGACCTGTGTGAACAACGTCGAAACCCTGTGTAACGTTCCGGCAATCCTGGCGAACGGCGTGGAGTGGTATCAAAACATCTCTACCAGTAAAGATGCCGGCACAAAACTGATGGGCTTCTCTGGTCGCGTCAAAAATCCAGGTCTTTGGGAATTACCGTTCGGTACCACCGCGCGTGAAATCCTTGAAGACTACGCTGGCGGTATGCGCGATGGGCTTAAATTCAAAGCCTGGCAGCCGGGCGGCGCAGGTACAGACTTCCTGACCGAAGCGCATCTTGACCTGCCAATGGAATTTGAAAGCATTGGTAAAGCAGGTAGCCGTCTGGGGACTGCGCTGGCGATGGCCGTTGACCACGAAATTGGTATGGTACCGCTGGTTCGCAACCTGGAAGAGTTCTTCGCTCGCGAGTCCTGCGGCTGGTGCACACCGTGCCGTGATGGTTTGCCGTGGAGCGTGAAGATCCTGCGTGCTCTTGAACGTGGCGAAGGCCAGCCTGGTGATATCGAAACACTTGAGCAACTGTGTCGATTCCTTGGTCCGGGCAAAACCTTCTGTGCCCACGCACCAGGCGCCGTTGAGCCTCTGCAAAGCGCGATTAAATATTTCCGCGAAGAATTCGAAGCAGGCATCAAGCAGCAGTTCAGCAATACCCATGCGATAAGCGGTATTCAGCCGAACCTGCTAAAAGCGCGCTGGTAG